One Sphaerisporangium krabiense DNA segment encodes these proteins:
- a CDS encoding GNAT family N-acetyltransferase, with amino-acid sequence MLKGSKVGLRARHEDDIPILEAELHDDVVTTSRALGRPWRPITPGSKDSQFAVDDKEQRDIAFSVVELDGGTLAGVASLWGVDDHNRSAHVGLGLRPSARGKGYGSDVVAVLCHYGFVVRGLRRLQVETLSDNAAMLRSAERNGFVREGVLRSSVWVMGEFLDQVLLGLLVQDWQPARKS; translated from the coding sequence GTGCTAAAAGGCAGCAAAGTCGGGCTCAGGGCTCGGCACGAGGACGACATCCCGATCCTGGAGGCCGAGCTCCACGACGACGTGGTCACCACCTCGCGGGCCCTGGGCCGGCCGTGGCGGCCGATCACGCCCGGCTCGAAGGACTCGCAGTTCGCGGTGGACGACAAGGAGCAGCGGGACATCGCCTTCTCCGTGGTGGAGCTGGACGGCGGCACGCTGGCCGGCGTCGCGTCGCTGTGGGGCGTCGACGACCACAACCGGTCCGCGCACGTCGGGCTGGGACTGCGGCCGTCGGCCCGCGGCAAGGGCTACGGCAGCGACGTGGTCGCGGTGCTGTGCCACTACGGTTTCGTCGTGCGGGGCCTGCGGCGGCTGCAGGTCGAGACGCTGTCGGACAACGCCGCGATGCTGCGCTCGGCCGAGCGCAACGGCTTCGTCCGCGAGGGCGTGCTGCGCTCCTCGGTCTGGGTGATGGGCGAGTTCCTGGACCAGGTGCTGCTGGGCCTCCTCGTCCAGGACTGGCAGCCGGCCCGGAAGTCCTGA